Proteins encoded together in one Microcaecilia unicolor chromosome 3, aMicUni1.1, whole genome shotgun sequence window:
- the LOC115464660 gene encoding olfactory receptor 2K2-like → MAKENKTTVTEFILLGFSDHPHLQILISVTVFPTFLISVLGNLMFIMLVCADLQLQKPMYFFLSNLSFLDICNTSVSLSTLLHSLMTGETLVSFSVCIAQLYVFSSLTSTEFFLLTAMAYDRYVAICNPLRYVLIMNRRVCVLLASASWLLGVLIVATEAVFILQFSFCRGNVINHFFCEMTALMKLSCTNMHNIEIVIFTEGVFGTVIPSVLTVISYVYIISRILKIHSVKGRRKAFSTCSSHLIVVFLFYGTLFCVYMRPTSKHSPEQDKLFSLLYTALIPMLNPIIYSLRNEEVKKALTKVIGTNNCIDF, encoded by the coding sequence ATGGCAAAGGAAAACAAGACTACAGTTACAGAATTCATTCTCCTGGGATTCTCTGATCATCCTCATCTGCAGATCCTCATTTCTGTCACAGTTTTCCCAACCTTCCTGATCTCTGTGCTGGGAAACTTGATGTTTATAATGTTAGTATGTGCTGACCTTCAACTGCAAAaacccatgtacttcttcctcagtAACCTCTCCTTTCTTGATATCTGTAAcacctctgtctccctctctaCACTGCTGCACAGTCTTATGACAGGAGAGACACTGGTTTCTTTTTCTGTGTGTATAGCACAGCTCTATGTTTTCTCATCTCTCACAAGTACAGAATTCTTCCTTCTCACTGCCATGGCCTATGATCGTTATGTTGCAATCTGCAACCCTTTACGTTATGTGCTCATCATGAACAGGAGAGTCTGTGTCCTTCTGGCATCTGCTTCTTGGTTACTCGGCGTTCTGATTGTGGCAACCGAGGCAGTTTTCATATTACAATTCTCTTTCTGTAGAGGCAATGTGATTAATCATTTCTTCTGTGAGATGACAGCGTTGATGAAACTCTCCTGTACTAATATGCACAACATTGAAATTGTGATATTTACTGAAGGGGTGTTTGGGACAGTTATTCCTTCTGTATTAACTGTAATATCATATGTCTATATCATCTCAAGAATTCTGAAAATCCATTctgtaaaaggaagaagaaaagccttctccacctgctcctctCATCTCATAGTTGTTTTTCTATTTTATGGGACTCTGTTCTGTGTTTACATGAGGCCGACCTCAAAACATTCACCAGAACAGGACAAACTGTTCTCCCTGCTGTACACAGCTTTGATTCCTATGTTAAACCCCATCATTTATAGCTTAAGAAATGAAGAAGTGAAGAAAGCCCTTACAAAAGTCATAGGTACTAACAACTGTATAGATTTTTAG